A single window of Ananas comosus cultivar F153 linkage group 19, ASM154086v1, whole genome shotgun sequence DNA harbors:
- the LOC109724930 gene encoding linoleate 13S-lipoxygenase 2-1, chloroplastic-like has protein sequence MLKPLLQAQNHSPSLFFTSSLNPIIYPITIPKPRYTRSQSCLSRRREATLRALRVRCEAANEEAARSAAPAAMATKSPAKVKVVVTVQSTVGGALSNVGLARGLDDIADLLGKTLLLELASSELDPRTGLEKETIAGYAHKASQHCDKVKYEGEFSVPSTFREVGAVVVENEHHKEMYLHDIVLTTAGDDATSLTIDCRSWVHSKFDNPEKRVFFTSKSYLPSQTPPGLERLRKKELANMRGDGTGERKPFERIYDYDTYNDLGDPDKGQDMARPVLGDSKELPYPRRCRTGRPRTKKDPLSEERSSSVYVPRDEAFSEVKGLTFSAKAFKSVLHAVVPSIETAIIDTKLGFPYFTAIDSLFNEGVKLPKQEGLSFFRTVIPRVIKAFEDSTDNVLLFEAPEMIDRDKFAWFRDEEFSRQTLAGLNPFSIQLVTEFPFVSKLDPEVYGPAKSAITAELIEREILGVMTVEEALKKKRLFVLDYHDLLLPYVHKVRGLEDTTLYASRTVFFLTSDETLMPIAIELTRPASPTKPQWQQVFGRSWDATGAWLWRLAKAHVCSHDAGYHQLVIHWLRTHCCTEPYIIAANRQLSAMHPIYRLLHPHFRYTMEINAMARESLINAGGVIESCFSPGKYSAELSAAAYGKLWRFDMEALPADLIRRGMAVEDPTAEHGLRLTINDYPFANDGLLIWSSIKEWVGDYVNRYYPTAADVTADHELQAWWEDVRTKGHADKKDEPWWPTVASPSELTQVLTTIIWVTSGHHAAVNFGQYHFGGYFPNRPTVARKNMPVEDMGGTSHEDFARFLRKPEAALLECFPSQIQATKVMSVLDVLSTHSPDEEYLGQEPEPAWAADAVVNAAFERFNGRMREIEGIIDARNADPKLKNRCGAGIVPYELLRPSSKPGVTGMGVPNSISI, from the exons atgttgaagCCCTTGTTACAAGCACAAAACCACTCCCCCTCCCTCTTCTTTACCTCATCCCTCAATCCaattatatacccaatcacaatcCCGAAACCGCGATATACGCGGTCGCAATCGTGTCTAAGCCGTCGTCGAGAGGCGACTCTGAGGGCTCTTCGGGTGCGCTGCGAGGCTGCAAATGAGGAGGCGGCAAGATCTGCGGCGCCGGCAGCAATGGCGACGAAGAGCCCCGCAAAGGTGAAAGTGGTCGTGACGGTGCAGTCGACTGTCGGCGGAGCCCTCTCGAACGTCGGCCTCGCCCGCGGCCTCGACGACATCGCCGACTTGCTGGGGAAGACCCTCCTCTTAGAGCTTGCGAGCTCTGAGCTCGATCCaa GAACGGGGTTGGAGAAGGAGACCATAGCGGGCTACGCTCACAAAGCAAGCCAACATTGTGACAAGGTCAAGTATGAAGGCGAGTTCTCGGTCCCTTCGACGTTCAGAGAAGTAGGCGCGGTGGTGGTGGAGAACGAACACCACAAGGAGATGTATCTCCACGACATCGTGCTCACCACTGCTGGCGACGACGCCACCTCCCTCACCATCGATTGTAGGTCGTGGGTGCACTCCAAATTTGATAACCCTGAGAAGAGGGTCTTCTTTACTAGCAAG TCCTACTTGCCTTCTCAAACCCCACCGGGGCTCGAGAGGCTGAGGAAGAAAGAGCTGGCGAACATGCGAGGGGATGGCACGGGGGAACGGAAGCCATTCGAGAGGATATACGACTACGACACATACAATGATCTTGGCGATCCCGACAAAGGCCAGGACATGGCAAGGCCCGTCCTTGGAGACAGCAAAGAGTTGCCTTATCCGCGTCGATGCCGCACCGGTCGCCCTAGAACCAAGAAAG ACCCACTTTCAGAAGAACGAAGCAGCAGCGTATACGTCCCGAGGGACGAAGCCTTCTCCGAGGTTAAGGGACTGACATTCTCGGCGAAGGCCTTTAAATCTGTACTCCATGCAGTCGTCCCCTCGATCGAGACGGCGATCATCGACACGAAGCTCGGTTTCCCCTACTTCACAGCCATTGATTCACTGTTCAATGAGGGTGTCAAACTCCCTAAGCAAGAGGGTCTTAGCTTCTTCCGCACCGTAATACCGCGGGTCATCAAGGCCTTCGAGGACAGCACCGACAACGTTCTTCTCTTCGAGGCTCCAGAGATGATCGATC GAGACAAGTTTGCATGGTTCAGAGATGAGGAGTTCTCTAGGCAAACTCTAGCAGGGCTCAATCCATTTAGCATTCAACTTGTCACA GAGTTCCCTTTTGTCAGCAAACTTGATCCTGAGGTTTATGGTCCAGCAAAATCTGCTATCACTGCAGAacttatagagagagaaattttggGTGTCATGACTGTGGAGGAG GCCCTTAAGAAAAAAAGGTTGTTCGTGCTGGACTACCACGACCTGCTGCTACCGTATGTGCATAAGGTGCGCGGGCTGGAAGACACGACCTTGTACGCCTCCCGCACCGTCTTTTTTCTCACCAGCGACGAGACGTTGATGCCGATCGCCATCGAACTCACCCGCCCGGCCTCCCCTACGAAACCTCAATGGCAGCAAGTCTTCGGCCGCAGCTGGGATGCCACGGGTGCATGGCTCTGGAGGCTCGCCAAAGCGCACGTCTGCTCCCACGACGCTGGCTACCACCAGCTTGTCATCCactg GCTGAGAACTCACTGCTGCACAGAGCCGTATATAATCGCGGCGAACCGACAGCTGAGTGCGATGCACCCGATCTACCGCTTGCTGCACCCGCACTTCCGGTACACTATGGAGATCAACGCAATGGCGCGGGAGTCCCTCATCAACGCCGGCGGCGTCATCGAATCCTGCTTCTCCCCGGGCAAGTACTCCGCCGAGCTCAGCGCAGCCGCTTACGGCAAGCTTTGGCGGTTCGACATGGAGGCCCTGCCGGCTGACCTAATCcgaag GGGAATGGCGGTGGAGGATCCGACGGCGGAGCACGGCCTAAGGCTGACGATAAATGACTACCCGTTCGCGAACGACGGCCTACTGATATGGTCTTCGATCAAGGAGTGGGTCGGCGATTACGTCAACCGCTACTACCCGACGGCGGCCGACGTGACGGCGGACCACGAGCTGCAGGCCTGGTGGGAGGACGTCCGGACGAAAGGCCACGCGGACAAGAAGGACGAGCCGTGGTGGCCGACGGTGGCATCGCCGTCGGAACTAACCCAAGTTCTCACAACCATAATCTGGGTGACCTCGGGCCACCACGCCGCCGTGAACTTCGGGCAGTACCACTTCGGCGGATACTTCCCCAACCGGCCGACCGTCGCGCGGAAGAACATGCCGGTCGAGGACATGGGCGGCACGAGCCACGAGGACTTCGCGCGGTTCTTGCGAAAGCCGGAGGCGGCGCTGCTGGAGTGCTTCCCGTCGCAGATCCAGGCGACGAAAGTGATGTCCGTGCTGGACGTGCTGTCGACGCACTCGCCGGACGAGGAGTACCTCGGGCAGGAGCCGGAGCCGGCCTGGGCGGCCGACGCGGTGGTGAACGCGGCGTTCGAGAGGTTCAACGGCAGGATGCGGGAGATCGAGGGGATAATCGACGCGCGGAACGCCGACCCGAAGCTGAAGAACCGGTGCGGCGCGGGAATAGTGCCGTATGAGCTCTTGAGGCCCTCCTCCAAACCAGGAGTGACAGGGATGGGCGTTCCAAATAGCATCTCCATTTGA